The following coding sequences lie in one Lolium perenne isolate Kyuss_39 chromosome 2, Kyuss_2.0, whole genome shotgun sequence genomic window:
- the LOC139835387 gene encoding uncharacterized protein: MDSHDEMMVQLLTEEKNTEAVRRLSSSCLVAAAQSQARGGTSTGIVKPGAMLLDADYFNDDATHSPKEFWRRLRMKKELFLKIVHGFREYNNYFIAKQDCTGLWGFTSIQKCTAAMRCFAYGDPPDTANENLRMAESTCTETLYRFCRAIIAVFAKYYLRATREDDTARILQKKCSKRVSWDVRKH; encoded by the exons ATGGACAGCCAcgacgagatgatggtgcagctGTTGACGGAGGAGAAGAACACAGAGGCTGTCCGTCG CCTTTCTTCGTCGTGCCTCGTCGCGGCAGCTCAAAGCCaggcaagaggaggaacatcaaccgGCATCGTCAAGCCGGGGGCAATGCTGCTTGACGCCGACTACTTCAACGACGACGCGACTCATTCGCCGAAGGAATTTTGGCGCCGGTTAAGGATGAAGAAGGAGCTATTCTTGAAGATTGTCCACGGCTTCAGGGAGTACAACAACTATTTCATTGCCAAGCAAGATTGCACAGGTTTGTGGGGCTTCACCTCAATTCAGAAGTGCACTGCTGCAATGCGCTGTTTTGCATACGGAGATCCTCCAGATACAGCCAATGAGAACCTACGGATGGCAGAGTCGACATGTACAGAGACTctgtacaggttttgccgagccaTCATAGCGGTGTTTGCTAAATACTATTTGAGAGCAACAAGAGAAGATGATACAGCTCGGATCCTGCAAAAAAAATGTAGCAAGAGGGTTTCCTGGGATGTTCGGAAGCATTGA